One region of Oryza sativa Japonica Group chromosome 5, ASM3414082v1 genomic DNA includes:
- the LOC4339588 gene encoding auxin-responsive protein IAA19, with product MPPPLEARDYIGLAASPASSSSSCCASTPVAEVVGAHLALRLGLPGSESPARAEAEAVVVDAALTLGPAPPPRGGAKRGFVDSLDRSEGRRAAATAGDDERGVREEEEEEKGLGEAAAGAPRAAKAQVVGWPPVRSYRKNTLAASATKTKGEDQGKSEVGCCYVKVSMDGAPYLRKVDLKTYSSYEDLSLALEKMFSCFITGRSSSHKTSKRDRLTDGSRADALKDQEYVLTYEDKDADWMLVGDLPWDLFTTSCRKLRIMRGSDAAGMAPRSLEQTGQNK from the exons atgccgccgccgctcgaagCGCGAGACTACATCGGGCTCGCGGCGTCCccggcctcgtcctcctcctcctgctgcgcgtcGACCCCCGTCGCCGAGGTCGTCGGGGCGCACCTCGCGCTCCGCCTCGGCCTCCCGGGGTCGGAGTCGCCCGCCCGCGCTGAGGCGGAGGctgtcgtcgtcgacgccgcgctCACGCTCggccctgctcctcctcccagGGGCGGCGCCAAGCGCGGGTTCGTCGACTCCCTCGACCGATCCGAGGGCCGTCGTGCTGCTGCCACCGCCGGTGATGATGAGAGGGGcgtgagggaggaggaggaggaggagaaggggttGGGGGAAGCTGCTGCTGGAGCTCCGCGAGCTGCCAA GGCACAAGTTGTTGGATGGCCACCTGTGCGAAGCTACCGGAAGAATACATTGGCCGCCAGTGCCACAAAGACAAAGGGGGAAGACCAAGGCAAAAGTGAGGTAGGATGTTGCTATGTTAAGGTTAGCATGGATGGAGCCCCATACCTTAGGAAGGTTGACCTCAAGACCTATTCAAGCTATGAAGATCTTTCACTTGCTCTTGAGAAGATGTTCAGCTGCTTTATCACTG GTAGGAGCAGTTCACATAAAACATCAAAAAGAGACAGGCTGACTGATGGTTCTAGGGCTGATGCCCTTAAGGACCAAGAGTATGTTCTTACCTATGAAGACAAGGATGCTGACTGGATGCTTGTTGGTGATCTTCCTTGGGA CTTGTTTACTACTAGTTGTCGGAAACTGCGGATCATGAGAGGTTCAGATGCTGCTGGAATGG CTCCGAGATCACTGGAACAGACAGGTCAGAACAAATAG
- the LOC4339589 gene encoding probable beta-1,4-xylosyltransferase GT43E isoform 2 (isoform 2 is encoded by transcript variant 2), protein MVSSRRNTGGIQRDGSLRDWLKSAWAAILSQRHTRSPERSKSRGLSCKRLAFHLFVCFMVGIFIGFMPFFSVDVSQKIVSENGRLPFDEGAVDRGMVDGKVKELETIVVEKEVDIIDESEVEESPPVPAMLDDEADFVESAPAIPDINDLDITVRKLLIIVTITTVRPQQAYYLNRLAHVLKTVQSPLLWLVVEWPDQSFQTAEILRSSGVMYRHLICRKNTTSVRKIAVCQRNTAIYHIKKHRLDGIMHFADEERSYMSDVFEEMRKIRRFGAWPVAIHTGIKYRVVLEGPICKGNRVTGWNTIQNIQKKSAVRRFPVGFSGFAFNSTMLWDPERWNRPPMDSVIVHSGGRGGLQESRFIEKLVKHERQIEGLPEDCNRVMVWNFNLEPPLLNVPPGWSLHKNLDAVIPVT, encoded by the exons ATGGTGTCCAGTCGAAGGAACACCGGGGGAATCCAGCGGGATGGGTCGCTCCGGGACTG GCTGAAATCTGCATGGGCGGCTATACTGTCCCAGAGGCATACTCGGTCTCCCGAGAGGTCGAAATCGAGGGGGCTGAGCTGCAAGAGACTTGCATTTCATCTGTTTGTGTGCTTCATGGTCGGCATCTTCATTGGGTTCATGCCGTTCTTCTCGGTCGATGTCTCtcagaagatagtgtctgaaaACGGGAGGCTTCCGTTTGATGAGGGTGCAGTTGATAGGGGAATGGTGGATGGTAAAGTTAAGGAGCTGGAGACAattgtggtggagaaagaggtTGACATAATTGATGAGAGCGAGGTTGAAGAGAGTCCTCCAGTCCCTGCAATGCTGGATGACGAGGCTGATTTTGTTGAATCAGCCCCTGCAATACCTGATATCAATGATTTGGACATCACTGTGAGAAAGCTTCTGATAATTGTTACGATCACTACTGTTCGGCCACAACAAGCGTATTACCTGAACCGTTTGGCTCATGTCTTGAAAACTGTACAGTCTCCTCTTCTGTGGTTAGTGGTAGAATGGCCTGATCAGTCCTTTCAAACAGCAGAAATCCTTAGGTCTTCTGGGGTTATGTACAGGCATCTCATCTGCAGGAAGAATACTACCAGTGTACGGAAAATTGCTGTATGTCAGAGGAATACTGCAATCTATCATATTAAAAAGCATCGTCTTGATGGTATAATGCATTTTGCTGATGAAGAGCGGTCATACATGAGTGATGTATTTGAAGAAATGCGGAAAATCAG GCGGTTTGGTGCATGGCCTGTAGCAATTCATACTGGGATCAAGTACAGGGTGGTTTTAGAAGGTCCTATATGTAAAGGTAATCGAGTCACTGGATGGAATACAATCCAGAACATCCAGAAGAAGAGTGCAGTTCGTCGATTTCCAGTTGGTTTCTCTGGGTTTGCTTTCAACAGCACAATGCTATGGGATCCTGAGAGGTGGAACCGCCCACCTATGGATTCTGTTATTGTCCACTCAGGTGGAAGAGGTGGTTTGCAG GAGTCAAGATTTATTGAGAAGCTTGTTAAACATGAGCGCCAGATAGAGGGTCTCCCAGAAGATTGCAACAGGGTTATGGTTTGGAATTTTAACTTGGAACCTCCTCTACTCAATGTCCCCCCTGGCTGGTCATTGCATAAGAACCTTGATGCCGTTATTCCTGTAACATAA
- the LOC4339589 gene encoding probable beta-1,4-xylosyltransferase GT43E isoform 1 (isoform 1 is encoded by transcript variant 1) — MVSSRRNTGGIQRDGSLRDWSEFVDPSPSPKLLYSQSYVAMRGLLSSLVSMDFALLSSRLKSAWAAILSQRHTRSPERSKSRGLSCKRLAFHLFVCFMVGIFIGFMPFFSVDVSQKIVSENGRLPFDEGAVDRGMVDGKVKELETIVVEKEVDIIDESEVEESPPVPAMLDDEADFVESAPAIPDINDLDITVRKLLIIVTITTVRPQQAYYLNRLAHVLKTVQSPLLWLVVEWPDQSFQTAEILRSSGVMYRHLICRKNTTSVRKIAVCQRNTAIYHIKKHRLDGIMHFADEERSYMSDVFEEMRKIRRFGAWPVAIHTGIKYRVVLEGPICKGNRVTGWNTIQNIQKKSAVRRFPVGFSGFAFNSTMLWDPERWNRPPMDSVIVHSGGRGGLQESRFIEKLVKHERQIEGLPEDCNRVMVWNFNLEPPLLNVPPGWSLHKNLDAVIPVT; from the exons ATGGTGTCCAGTCGAAGGAACACCGGGGGAATCCAGCGGGATGGGTCGCTCCGGGACTGGTCTGAATTTGTTGACCCCTCACCGTCTCCTAAATTGTTGTATTCGCAATCGTATGTTGCAATGAGAGGACTGCTGTCTTCTTTGGTCTCAATGGATTTTGCCTTACTGTCAAGCAGGCTGAAATCTGCATGGGCGGCTATACTGTCCCAGAGGCATACTCGGTCTCCCGAGAGGTCGAAATCGAGGGGGCTGAGCTGCAAGAGACTTGCATTTCATCTGTTTGTGTGCTTCATGGTCGGCATCTTCATTGGGTTCATGCCGTTCTTCTCGGTCGATGTCTCtcagaagatagtgtctgaaaACGGGAGGCTTCCGTTTGATGAGGGTGCAGTTGATAGGGGAATGGTGGATGGTAAAGTTAAGGAGCTGGAGACAattgtggtggagaaagaggtTGACATAATTGATGAGAGCGAGGTTGAAGAGAGTCCTCCAGTCCCTGCAATGCTGGATGACGAGGCTGATTTTGTTGAATCAGCCCCTGCAATACCTGATATCAATGATTTGGACATCACTGTGAGAAAGCTTCTGATAATTGTTACGATCACTACTGTTCGGCCACAACAAGCGTATTACCTGAACCGTTTGGCTCATGTCTTGAAAACTGTACAGTCTCCTCTTCTGTGGTTAGTGGTAGAATGGCCTGATCAGTCCTTTCAAACAGCAGAAATCCTTAGGTCTTCTGGGGTTATGTACAGGCATCTCATCTGCAGGAAGAATACTACCAGTGTACGGAAAATTGCTGTATGTCAGAGGAATACTGCAATCTATCATATTAAAAAGCATCGTCTTGATGGTATAATGCATTTTGCTGATGAAGAGCGGTCATACATGAGTGATGTATTTGAAGAAATGCGGAAAATCAG GCGGTTTGGTGCATGGCCTGTAGCAATTCATACTGGGATCAAGTACAGGGTGGTTTTAGAAGGTCCTATATGTAAAGGTAATCGAGTCACTGGATGGAATACAATCCAGAACATCCAGAAGAAGAGTGCAGTTCGTCGATTTCCAGTTGGTTTCTCTGGGTTTGCTTTCAACAGCACAATGCTATGGGATCCTGAGAGGTGGAACCGCCCACCTATGGATTCTGTTATTGTCCACTCAGGTGGAAGAGGTGGTTTGCAG GAGTCAAGATTTATTGAGAAGCTTGTTAAACATGAGCGCCAGATAGAGGGTCTCCCAGAAGATTGCAACAGGGTTATGGTTTGGAATTTTAACTTGGAACCTCCTCTACTCAATGTCCCCCCTGGCTGGTCATTGCATAAGAACCTTGATGCCGTTATTCCTGTAACATAA
- the LOC4339592 gene encoding golgin candidate 5 isoform X2: MAWWSGKVSLGGLQDIAGAVNKISESVKNIEKNFDSALGLEEKRDDEEGSHASNSDRIGFFNPVMAFMGNNGEEDSAEASEKQQPPKSTTAEQSQSASTEAPTSKVDASEESESTQSPKPSEQGETLISSTEPPVSKAEVSEQLATPKTPKSLSATEEKPSHSTESPTYKGDSEAPQSPTDPSTAEENSGSTETGNTIETGNQDHQETKYSGPNDEAPQSQIGESDRGIPDGTKPSSPTELDQSGNTGTTEYLHAGTENIDDKNAIQSQPLDSILASSDDVNEAVKIVKGADDRNEISSSHENTDTVDQASHVEVIEHDEHTNAAENDEEANRTEAQVATVVEREENTMVQLEDLSSMSIIVSNDSNSQNESVPTSADVPVGLVEVGSNSNDLRKEENIQGSVTTSNHLESVGAVAELEKLRREMKMMEAALQGAARQSQSKADEIARLMNENEQLKSTIDDLKSKSAEAEMDALKDEYHQRVATLERKVYALTKERDTLRREQNKKSDAAALLKEKDEIISQVMAEGEELSKKQAAQEATMRKLRAQVRELEEEKQRLNSKIQVEETKVESIKRDKAATEKLLQETIERNQTELAAQKEFYTNALNAAKEAEALAEARVNTEAKVELESRLREACEKENILIKTIEELRHALTRQEQEAAFREERLKRDYDDLQRRYQSSELRYNELVTQVPESTRPLLRQIEAMQETAARRAEAWAGVERTLNSRLQEAEAKAAAAEEKERSVNERLSQSSSRITVLETQITILRTEQTQLSRSLEKERQRASESRQEYLAIKEEAAMQEGRAKQLEEEIKELRTRHKKELQDAAEHRELLEKDLEREKAARAELEKTSSRDAPKIPLPDQTRNAPLRKLSSSGSINSLEESHFLQASLDLSDNASLERRMSAESNMSYYLRSMTPSAFESALRQKDGELASYTSRLASLESIRNSLAEELVKMTEQCEKLRTEASALPGLRAELEALKQRHFQALELMGERDEELEELRNDIVDLKEMYREQVDLLVSQLQSLGARV; the protein is encoded by the exons atggCGTGGTGGTCGGGGAAGGTGTCGCTCGGTGGCCTGCAGGATATCGCAGGGGCCGTGAATAAGATCAGCGAGAGCGTGAAGAACATCGAGAAGAACTTCGACAGCGCGCTCGGGCTCGAGGAGAAGCGCGACGATGAGGAAG GATCACATGCATCTAACTCTGATAGAATAGGGTTCTTTAATCCTGTCATGGCATTCATGGGAAATAATGGCGAGGAGGATTCTGCTGAAGCATCAGAAAAGCAGCAACCTCCAAAAAGTACAACCGCAGAACAGAGCCAAAGTGCCTCCACAGAGGCGCCTACATCCAAGGTAGATGCTTCTGAAGAATCGGAATCAACACAATCTCCAAAGCCTTCTGAACAAGGAGAGACTCTTATCAGCTCAACTGAGCCACCTGTATCCAAGGCTGAGGTTTCTGAGCAACTAGCAACACCAAAAACTCCAAAATCACTTTCAGCAACAGAAGAAAAGCCTAGTCATTCTACTGAATCACCCACATATAAAGGGGATTCAGAAGCACCACAATCTCCCACAGATCCATCAACAGCAGAAGAAAACAGTGGATCCACTGAGACGGGTAATACAATTGAGACGGGAAACCAGGATCATCAAGAGACAAAATATTCTGGTCCTAATGATGAAGCGCCACAAAGTCAGATTGGAGAATCTGACAGAGGCATACCTGATGGTACAAAGCCTTCTTCACCTACTGAATTAGATCAATCAGGTAACACGGGAACAACTGAATACCTTCATGCTGGAACGGAAAACATAGATGATAAAAATGCCATACAATCACAACCACTAGATTCCATTCTAGCCAGTTCAGATGATGTAAATGAAGCTGTGAAAATTGTTAAAGGAGCTGATGATCGAAATGAAATAAGCAGTTCACATGAGAATACTGACACCGTTGACCAAGCTAGTCATGTGGAAGTCATAGAACATGATGAGCATACTAATGCTGCTGAAAATGATGAAGAAGCTAATCGAACAGAAGCACAGGTAGCAACTGTTGTTGAAAGGGAGGAGAATACAATGGTGCAGCTTGAAGACCTTAGCTCAATGTCCATAATTGTGAGCAATGATTCAAACTCGCAAAATGAGTCGGTGCCCACTTCTGCAGATGTGCCTGTTGGACTGGTAGAGGTTGGTTCCAATTCAAATGATttgagaaaagaagaaaatatcCAGGGCTCTGTTACAACTAGCAATCATCTGGAATCTGTCGGTGCTGTCGCTGAACTTGAGAAATTAAGACGTGAAATGAAGATGATGGAAGCTGCATTGCAAGGTGCTGCAAGACAATCCCAG TCCAAAGCTGATGAAATTGCAAGACTGATGAATGAGAATGAACAACTGAAATCAACAATTGATGATCTTAAG AGCAAGTCAGCTGAAGCCGAAATGGATGCACTTAAAGATGAATATCACCAGAGAGTAGCAACTCTTGAAAGGAAG GTGTATGCCTTGACCAAAGAACGGGATACATTAAGGAgagagcaaaataaaaaaagtgaTGCAGCTGCTCTTTTGAAAGAAAAGGATGAAATTATCAGTCAGGTCATGGCGGAAG GTGAAGAGCTATCAAAAAAACAAGCTGCTCAAGAAGCTACTATGCGGAAACTTAGGGCACAG gTTCGTGAACTTGAAGAAGAAAAACAACGGCTGAACTCAAAGATCCAG GTTGAGGAGACAAAGGTTGAGAGTATTAAAAGAGATAAGGCTGCAACGGAGAAATTGCTACAGGAAACAATAGAAAGAAATCAAACTGAACTTGCAGCTCAGAAGGAGTTCTACACCAATGCTCTTAACGCAGCTAAAGAGGCTGAGGCATTAGCCGAAGCAAGAGTCAACACTGAAGCCAAAGTTGAACTTGAGAGTCGTTTAAGAGAAGCttgtgaaaaagaaaatatcttAATTAAGACGATTGAGGAGTTGAGGCATGCTCTCACAAGGCAAGAACAGGAG GCTGCATTCAGGGAAGAAAGGCTGAAAAGGGATTATGATGATCTTCAAAGGCGGTATCAA TCCAGTGAACTTCGTTACAATGAACTGGTCACACAAGTTCCTGAATCCACCAGACCACTTCTAAGGCAAATTGAAGCCATGCAG GAAACAGCTGCTCGAAGGGCAGAGGCTTGGGCTGGTGTAGAGAGAACCTTAAACTCTCGACTTCAG GAAGCAGAAGCAAAAGCTGCTGCTGCAGAAGAAAAGGAACGGTCTGTAAATGAACGTTTGTCTCAAAGCTCATCCCGGATAACTGTTCTAGAGACCCAG ATTACAATTCTTAGAACAGAGCAGACACAGCTGAGTCGATCTCTTGAAAAAGAGAGGCAGAGAGCATCCGAAAGTAGACAGGAGTACCTGGCAATTAAGGAGGAGGCGGCAATGCAAGAAGGACGGGCGAAACAGCTTGAAGAAGAAATAAAGGAGCTTCGTACTAGGCACAAAAAGGAGCTGCAAGATGCAGCAGAACACAGGGAGCTGCTTGAGAAG GACCTTGAAAGAGAAAAGGCTGCCAGGGCAGAGCTTGAGAAAACATCTTCCCGTGATGCACCAAAAATTCCGCTTCCAGATCAGACAA GAAATGCTCCTCTCAGAAAGCTCTCTAGTTCTGGCAGTATCAATAGTCTGGAAGAAAGCCATTTCCTTCAAGCATCATTAGATTTGTCAGACAACGCTTCATTAGAGAGGAGAATGTCTGCTGAAAGTAATATGTCGTATTATCTTCGGAGCATGACTCCAAGTGCTTTTGAATCAGCACTCCGTCAGAAAGATGGAGAGCTAGCTTCTTACACATCGCGTTTG GCCTCATTAGAATCTATTCGGAATTCTCTGGCAGAGGAGTTGGTGAAAATGACTGAACAG TGTGAGAAGTTGCGTACCGAGGCTTCTGCTCTGCCTGGTTTAAGGGCTGAGCTGGAAGCTTTGAAACAAAGACACTTTCAAGCTCTAGAACTAATGGGGGAACGTGATGAAGAG TTGGAAGAGCTAAGAAATGACATTGTTGACCTAAAAGAGATGTACAGAGAACAAGTGGATCTTCTTGTTAGCCAG CTCCAATCTTTGGGTGCTCGTGTATAG
- the LOC4339592 gene encoding golgin candidate 5 isoform X1, with product MAWWSGKVSLGGLQDIAGAVNKISESVKNIEKNFDSALGLEEKRDDEEGSGSHASNSDRIGFFNPVMAFMGNNGEEDSAEASEKQQPPKSTTAEQSQSASTEAPTSKVDASEESESTQSPKPSEQGETLISSTEPPVSKAEVSEQLATPKTPKSLSATEEKPSHSTESPTYKGDSEAPQSPTDPSTAEENSGSTETGNTIETGNQDHQETKYSGPNDEAPQSQIGESDRGIPDGTKPSSPTELDQSGNTGTTEYLHAGTENIDDKNAIQSQPLDSILASSDDVNEAVKIVKGADDRNEISSSHENTDTVDQASHVEVIEHDEHTNAAENDEEANRTEAQVATVVEREENTMVQLEDLSSMSIIVSNDSNSQNESVPTSADVPVGLVEVGSNSNDLRKEENIQGSVTTSNHLESVGAVAELEKLRREMKMMEAALQGAARQSQSKADEIARLMNENEQLKSTIDDLKSKSAEAEMDALKDEYHQRVATLERKVYALTKERDTLRREQNKKSDAAALLKEKDEIISQVMAEGEELSKKQAAQEATMRKLRAQVRELEEEKQRLNSKIQVEETKVESIKRDKAATEKLLQETIERNQTELAAQKEFYTNALNAAKEAEALAEARVNTEAKVELESRLREACEKENILIKTIEELRHALTRQEQEAAFREERLKRDYDDLQRRYQSSELRYNELVTQVPESTRPLLRQIEAMQETAARRAEAWAGVERTLNSRLQEAEAKAAAAEEKERSVNERLSQSSSRITVLETQITILRTEQTQLSRSLEKERQRASESRQEYLAIKEEAAMQEGRAKQLEEEIKELRTRHKKELQDAAEHRELLEKDLEREKAARAELEKTSSRDAPKIPLPDQTRNAPLRKLSSSGSINSLEESHFLQASLDLSDNASLERRMSAESNMSYYLRSMTPSAFESALRQKDGELASYTSRLASLESIRNSLAEELVKMTEQCEKLRTEASALPGLRAELEALKQRHFQALELMGERDEELEELRNDIVDLKEMYREQVDLLVSQLQSLGARV from the exons atggCGTGGTGGTCGGGGAAGGTGTCGCTCGGTGGCCTGCAGGATATCGCAGGGGCCGTGAATAAGATCAGCGAGAGCGTGAAGAACATCGAGAAGAACTTCGACAGCGCGCTCGGGCTCGAGGAGAAGCGCGACGATGAGGAAG GATCAGGATCACATGCATCTAACTCTGATAGAATAGGGTTCTTTAATCCTGTCATGGCATTCATGGGAAATAATGGCGAGGAGGATTCTGCTGAAGCATCAGAAAAGCAGCAACCTCCAAAAAGTACAACCGCAGAACAGAGCCAAAGTGCCTCCACAGAGGCGCCTACATCCAAGGTAGATGCTTCTGAAGAATCGGAATCAACACAATCTCCAAAGCCTTCTGAACAAGGAGAGACTCTTATCAGCTCAACTGAGCCACCTGTATCCAAGGCTGAGGTTTCTGAGCAACTAGCAACACCAAAAACTCCAAAATCACTTTCAGCAACAGAAGAAAAGCCTAGTCATTCTACTGAATCACCCACATATAAAGGGGATTCAGAAGCACCACAATCTCCCACAGATCCATCAACAGCAGAAGAAAACAGTGGATCCACTGAGACGGGTAATACAATTGAGACGGGAAACCAGGATCATCAAGAGACAAAATATTCTGGTCCTAATGATGAAGCGCCACAAAGTCAGATTGGAGAATCTGACAGAGGCATACCTGATGGTACAAAGCCTTCTTCACCTACTGAATTAGATCAATCAGGTAACACGGGAACAACTGAATACCTTCATGCTGGAACGGAAAACATAGATGATAAAAATGCCATACAATCACAACCACTAGATTCCATTCTAGCCAGTTCAGATGATGTAAATGAAGCTGTGAAAATTGTTAAAGGAGCTGATGATCGAAATGAAATAAGCAGTTCACATGAGAATACTGACACCGTTGACCAAGCTAGTCATGTGGAAGTCATAGAACATGATGAGCATACTAATGCTGCTGAAAATGATGAAGAAGCTAATCGAACAGAAGCACAGGTAGCAACTGTTGTTGAAAGGGAGGAGAATACAATGGTGCAGCTTGAAGACCTTAGCTCAATGTCCATAATTGTGAGCAATGATTCAAACTCGCAAAATGAGTCGGTGCCCACTTCTGCAGATGTGCCTGTTGGACTGGTAGAGGTTGGTTCCAATTCAAATGATttgagaaaagaagaaaatatcCAGGGCTCTGTTACAACTAGCAATCATCTGGAATCTGTCGGTGCTGTCGCTGAACTTGAGAAATTAAGACGTGAAATGAAGATGATGGAAGCTGCATTGCAAGGTGCTGCAAGACAATCCCAG TCCAAAGCTGATGAAATTGCAAGACTGATGAATGAGAATGAACAACTGAAATCAACAATTGATGATCTTAAG AGCAAGTCAGCTGAAGCCGAAATGGATGCACTTAAAGATGAATATCACCAGAGAGTAGCAACTCTTGAAAGGAAG GTGTATGCCTTGACCAAAGAACGGGATACATTAAGGAgagagcaaaataaaaaaagtgaTGCAGCTGCTCTTTTGAAAGAAAAGGATGAAATTATCAGTCAGGTCATGGCGGAAG GTGAAGAGCTATCAAAAAAACAAGCTGCTCAAGAAGCTACTATGCGGAAACTTAGGGCACAG gTTCGTGAACTTGAAGAAGAAAAACAACGGCTGAACTCAAAGATCCAG GTTGAGGAGACAAAGGTTGAGAGTATTAAAAGAGATAAGGCTGCAACGGAGAAATTGCTACAGGAAACAATAGAAAGAAATCAAACTGAACTTGCAGCTCAGAAGGAGTTCTACACCAATGCTCTTAACGCAGCTAAAGAGGCTGAGGCATTAGCCGAAGCAAGAGTCAACACTGAAGCCAAAGTTGAACTTGAGAGTCGTTTAAGAGAAGCttgtgaaaaagaaaatatcttAATTAAGACGATTGAGGAGTTGAGGCATGCTCTCACAAGGCAAGAACAGGAG GCTGCATTCAGGGAAGAAAGGCTGAAAAGGGATTATGATGATCTTCAAAGGCGGTATCAA TCCAGTGAACTTCGTTACAATGAACTGGTCACACAAGTTCCTGAATCCACCAGACCACTTCTAAGGCAAATTGAAGCCATGCAG GAAACAGCTGCTCGAAGGGCAGAGGCTTGGGCTGGTGTAGAGAGAACCTTAAACTCTCGACTTCAG GAAGCAGAAGCAAAAGCTGCTGCTGCAGAAGAAAAGGAACGGTCTGTAAATGAACGTTTGTCTCAAAGCTCATCCCGGATAACTGTTCTAGAGACCCAG ATTACAATTCTTAGAACAGAGCAGACACAGCTGAGTCGATCTCTTGAAAAAGAGAGGCAGAGAGCATCCGAAAGTAGACAGGAGTACCTGGCAATTAAGGAGGAGGCGGCAATGCAAGAAGGACGGGCGAAACAGCTTGAAGAAGAAATAAAGGAGCTTCGTACTAGGCACAAAAAGGAGCTGCAAGATGCAGCAGAACACAGGGAGCTGCTTGAGAAG GACCTTGAAAGAGAAAAGGCTGCCAGGGCAGAGCTTGAGAAAACATCTTCCCGTGATGCACCAAAAATTCCGCTTCCAGATCAGACAA GAAATGCTCCTCTCAGAAAGCTCTCTAGTTCTGGCAGTATCAATAGTCTGGAAGAAAGCCATTTCCTTCAAGCATCATTAGATTTGTCAGACAACGCTTCATTAGAGAGGAGAATGTCTGCTGAAAGTAATATGTCGTATTATCTTCGGAGCATGACTCCAAGTGCTTTTGAATCAGCACTCCGTCAGAAAGATGGAGAGCTAGCTTCTTACACATCGCGTTTG GCCTCATTAGAATCTATTCGGAATTCTCTGGCAGAGGAGTTGGTGAAAATGACTGAACAG TGTGAGAAGTTGCGTACCGAGGCTTCTGCTCTGCCTGGTTTAAGGGCTGAGCTGGAAGCTTTGAAACAAAGACACTTTCAAGCTCTAGAACTAATGGGGGAACGTGATGAAGAG TTGGAAGAGCTAAGAAATGACATTGTTGACCTAAAAGAGATGTACAGAGAACAAGTGGATCTTCTTGTTAGCCAG CTCCAATCTTTGGGTGCTCGTGTATAG
- the LOC4339593 gene encoding photosystem I reaction center subunit VI, chloroplastic codes for MASLVAVQPVAVKGLAGSSISGRKLAVRPSPRALCRTTRRPRAAVVAKYGEKSVYFDLEDIGNTTGQWDLYGSDAPSPYNPLQSKFFETFAGPFTKRGLLLKFLLLGGGSLVAYVSASASPDLLPIKKGPQLPPTPGPRGKI; via the exons ATGGCGTCCCTCGTCGCCGTCCAGCCTGTCGCCGTGAAGGGCCTCGCCGGCAGCTCCATCTCCGGCAGGAAGCTCGCCGTCAGGCCGTCGCCCCGGGCGCTCTGCCGCACCACCCGCAG gccgcgcgccgccgtggtggCCAAGTACGGCGAGAAGAGCGTCTACTTCGACCTCGAGGACATCGGCAACACCACCGGGCAGTGGGACCTGTACGGCTCCGACGCGCCGTCGCCGTACAACCCTCTCCAG AGCAAGTTCTTCGAGACGTTCGCGGGGCCCTTCACCAAGAGGGGGCTCCTGCTCAAGTTCCTGCTGCTCGGCGGCGGATCGCTGGTGGCCTACGTCagcgcgtcggcgtcgccaGACCTGCTTCCGATCAAGAAGGGCCCGCAGCTGCCGCCGACGCCCGGCCCACGCGGCAAGATCTAA